A genome region from Nymphalis io chromosome Z, ilAglIoxx1.1, whole genome shotgun sequence includes the following:
- the LOC126780504 gene encoding gamma-aminobutyric acid receptor subunit beta-like, whose translation MQSKRPRCVRSLALVVALAIAWLPHADHAAGAGGGGMFGDVNISAILDSLSVSYDKRVRPNYGGPPVEVGVTMYVLSISSVSEVLMDFTLDFYFRQFWTDPRLAYKKRPGVETLSVGSEFIRNIWVPDTFFVNEKQSYFHIATTSNEFIRIHHSGSITRSIRLTITASCPMDLQYFPMDRQLCNIEIESFGYTMRDIRYKWNEGPNSVGVSSEVSLPQFKVLGHRQRAMEISLTTGNYSRLACEIQFVRSMGYYLIQIYIPSGLIVIISWVSFWLNRNATPARVSLGVTTVLTMTTLMSSTNAALPKISYVKSIDVYLGTCFVMVFASLLEYATVGYMAKRIQMRKQRFNAVQKMAAEKKNAQAVTVAAVESAPGPSAAEPMPPPRTSTISRPAPPSRSTEVRFKVHDAKVYTKTGPLESSRGGPSSDDEIPAHLLQASKGINKLLGTTPSDIDKYSRIVFPVCFVCFNLMYWIIYLHVSDVVADDLVLLGGDN comes from the exons CGGGGCTGGTGGAGGTGGTATGTTTGGTGATGTCAACATCTCGGCGATTCTCGACTCGTTAAGCGTAAGCTATGATAAGCGAGTGAGACCCAATTATGGAG GTCCGCCAGTGGAGGTGGGCGTCACCATGTATGTGCTCTCTATCAGCTCCGTCTCCGAAGTGCTCATG GATTTTACACTGGACTTCTACTTTAGGCAATTTTGGACTGATCCAAGACTAGCCTATAAAAAACGACCTGGCGTTGAAACTCTCTCTGTTGGATCCGAATTTATTCGAAACATATGGGTGCCTGATACTTTCTTCGTCAACGAGAAGCAATCATACTTCCATATCGCTACTACGAGCAACGAATTTATTCGGATACATCATTCCGGATCTATTACCCGAAGCATTAG GTTAACTATCACCGCTTCTTGCCCAATGGACTTGCAGTATTTTCCAATGGATCGCCAACTGTGCAATATCGAAATTGAAAGCT TTGGCTACACCATGCGGGACATCCGATATAAATGGAATGAGGGACCTAACTCAGTGGGTGTTTCGAGCGAGGTGTCCCTACCACAGTTCAAGGTGCTCGGCCATCGACAACGTGCAATGGAGATCTCATTGACAACAG GAAATTACTCTCGTCTGGCGTGCGAAATTCAATTCGTGCGATCAATGGGCTACTATCTTATTCAGATTTACATTCCATCTGGTCTGATCGTAATTATATCTTGGGTCTCATTTTGGTTGAACCGAAACGCAACACCAGCTAGGGTTTCTCTCGGAGTCACCACTGTCCTCACTATGACCACGCTTATGTCATCAACGAATGCAGCTTTACCAAAAATATCTTATGTCAAGTCGATTGACGTATACCTCGGCACCTGCTTCGTAATGGTCTTCGCAAGTTTACTAG AATATGCGACTGTCGGCTACATGGCGAAAAGGATACAGATGCGAAAACAACGATTCAATGCTGTTCAAAAAATGGCCGCTGAGAAAAAAAATGCTCAGGCGGTGACGGTTGCGGCGGTGGAAAGTGCCCCCGGGCCTTCTGCAGCCGAGCCGATGCCTCCACCACGTACAAGCACCATTAGCCGACCCGCACCTCCAAGCCGTTCAAcg GAAGTGCGTTTTAAGGTTCATGATGCTAAAGTATACACTAAAACCGGACCATTGGAATCATCACGAGGGGGGCCTTCCT CCGATGATGAAATCCCAGCACACCTGCTCCAAGCGTCAAAG GGTATCAACAAGCTACTCGGCACGACACCGTCAGACATCGATAAGTACTCACGGATCGTTTTTCCGGTTTGCTTCGTCTGCTTTAATCTGATGTACTGGATCATTTACCTGCATGTGTCCGATGTGGTTGCAGACGACCTGGTTTTGCTCGGCGGGGATAATTAG